A single Muntiacus reevesi chromosome 9, mMunRee1.1, whole genome shotgun sequence DNA region contains:
- the LOC136175104 gene encoding olfactory receptor 5T3-like, producing the protein MVQLTSDLNSYRIWMKNVTELNMFILTGFTDDLEVQVYLFLLFLAIYLFTLVGNLGLVMLVVVDSRIQNPMYYFLSVLSFLDACYSSVVTPKMLINFLSENKTISYLGCAAQMLLFVTFGTTECFLLAAMAYDRCVAIYDPLRYSASVGPRVYVSLIIASCVGGVLHASVHTVATFSLSFCASNEIRHVFCDIPPLLAISCSDTHTNQLLLFAFVGSIEIVTVLIVLISYVFILLAILRMHSAVGRRKVFSTCGSHLTGVSIYHGTILFTYMRPTSNYDSNHDMIVSTFYTIIIPMLNPIIYSLRNKDVKEAMKKLLKEVGL; encoded by the coding sequence atggtacagctcaCATCAGATTTAAATTCATACCGAATCTGGATGAAAAATGTAACTGAATTAAACATGTTTATACTGACGGGCTTCACGGATGATTTAGAGGTGCAAGTCTAcctatttttacttttcctgGCAATCTATCTTTTTACACTGGTAGGGAATTTGGGACTGGTTATGTTGGTCGTTGTGGATTCCCGGATCCAAAACCCAATGTACTATTTTCtcagtgtcttatctttcctGGATGCCTGCTATTCATCAGTGGTCACTCCCAAAATGCTGATTAATTTCCTGTCAGAGAATAAAACCATTTCCTATCTTGGATGTGCAGCACAGATGCTTCTCTTTGTCACTTTCGGGACCACAGAGTGCTTCCTCTTGGCTGCGATGGCGTATGACCGCTGTGTGGCCATCTACGACCCGCTCCGGTATTCAGCCAGCGTGGGACCCAGGGTCTATGTGTCCCTCATCATTGCTTCCTGTGTTGGTGGCGTCTTGCATGCCTCTGTACACACCGTGGCTACTTTCAGCCTCTCCTTCTGTGCCTCCAATGAAATCAGACATGTCTTCTGTGACATCCCTCCCCTCCTGGCTATTTCTTGCTCTGACACTCACACAAACCAGCTTCTGCTCTTCGCCTTCGTGGGCTCCATTGAGATAGTCACTGTCCTCATTGTCCTCATCTCTTATGTTTTCATTCTGTTGGCCATTCTGAGGATGCATTCTGCTGTAGGGAGAAGGAAAGTTTTTTCTACATGTGGCTCTCACCTAACTGGAGTGAGTATTTATCATGGAACTATCCTCTTCACATATATGAGACCAACTTCCAACTATGATTCAAACCATGACATGATCGTGTCAACATTTTACACCATTATCATTCCCATGCTGAATCCTATCATCTACAGTTTAAGGAATAAAGATGTAAAAGAGGCGATGAAAAAATTGTTGAAAGAAGTTGGTTTATAA